The genomic stretch CTGGAGATGAGCATCTTCTGGGTCCTATTTATCAGGAGTCCTTTGCCTGTCCAGGGAGGGAAGCACATCCTTCCAAGGCGCCCATCCCTTATCAGAGGTGGGTTCTAGCAGCCACAGAacccatcccccccacacacacacccattgcCCTAGGGAGGGTGTAACCCTCACTCAGAGTTCCCCCCGGGCATGCCGGATGTAGTGTTGATGCAGCCCAGCTTCCTGGGCAAAGTCCTGACCACACTCAGTGCAGGCAAAGGGGCCTGGAGGGACACGGGTCTCATGCGCCTGGCGGTGCCGCCTCAGAGAAGCAGCCTGCCCAAAGGTCTTGCCACAGTCAGGGCAGGGGAATGTAGGGTGGGCAGCGGTGGGTGCAACTGGCGTGGAGGGCCTGGCTGCTGGACCGTGGCTGCGCTGATGGGCGAGCAGGGCcttggaggaggggaaggagcgGGCGCAGGTGAAGCAGATGAAGAGGGCCCCCTGCAGCTTCTGGGCCACGAAATCAGCTGGGTGCTCCCGCTTCATGTGACGCTCCTGGAACTTGGAATCGGCGAAGGTGATGAGGCAGCGGGTGCACTGCGGGGCCCCCAGGTGGCCTGAGGGACGTGGGGAGAGGTCGGGGGAAGCCAGCAAGAGTCACCAGGACCTCTCCCAAGCCCCAGGGTCTTGCCAACAATTTACATTcagtgcttactatatgccagctGTACGTCAGGGCTGGACAGTGGCACAGGCAAACTATTACAGGACGTTTTATGGATGAGCAGACTGAGGCTCTGAAAGGTTAGGCAACTTGCTAGGAAATGAAATGGTGGAGTCAGGAATGGAACCCAGGGAGTGTGCTCTCCCAGCAGAGCCATGTGATTAGAGCACAGCCTCTGGAGCCAGACTACTTGGCACTGAATCCCAGATCTGCCACTTCCTAGGCAAGTACAacggtttcctcatctggaaaatggggtcATAACCATATCAGTATGGTTGACTGATCAGTACAGTTACAActacctcatggggttgttgGAGGGAGTAAATGGGTTATTACttcatataaagtgcttagaacagtgctaCACAGTGGTTTGCGGTTACTCgtattgagaaagagaaaagcagcttGACAGGGGCTGGCCTGGCACTCACAGCTAGGCCTTGGTGTTCTCCTGTTGAACAGAAGCAGTTTCACAGAACCTTGTCAGACAAAGCCATGCTGTGACTGAGATGAATCACATCAAGACCATGCCAGAGTAACGTCTGAACACAGACAAAACATGAACATTGTCCAAGCCACAAAAATGACCAAACATCCCCCTATCCTGGCTCACAGGaggggctgctgctgctttatcaatcACAGCTTGAGCCTTTGTACCCCCCCTCCTGGATAAGATTTATTTACACAGCCAACCTATCTTTTGCCCCTACTTACTGGCAGCATTTAATTGGAACAAAACCCTTCCTTGAACCTTCTCCCAAATCACCTAAGATAAGTCCTTTCTAACACTGAGATGCCCCACAGTGCTTCAGGGTGTGTGTGCTTCCTCAGTGCAATGAGCGATAAACCCAACTTGTTCAAATGCAGGTGTGTTCCTGGTGGTCTTTGGCCGGAGGACCTTGACACTGGAGCTCATTGTCCCAGATAACCTCTTTGCCTCAGTTCCCTTATCTGAAAGCAATGCCAATTCCATTGGGTCTGTCAGGAGGACTGAGATAATGAAGGTTAAACTCTTAGAAAGCGCCCAACACCTAGTAAGCATTCAGTAGAAGCTGTTGCTATCCTATGTCAAACTGGCTACCTCTGCTAACAGCAGACTCCCCGATATCAAACCTTCCCCATCTCTGCCACTAATCCCCTTTACAGCCGTGTCACCTGAGTAGTGGCAACCTCTTTTGACAGGGAAACCCGAGCCCAAGTCACACACCCAAAGTCTGGGGCAGAGTTGGCACTGGAACCTCGGGTCTCCTCTCTCAGTGTCCAACATTTTCTCCCACCCAAGCCTCTCTGGGTGCCACTCTGTCCGTCCAAACTGCAGCACATTCGAACTTACGTGGCCAGAGCGGGATGGGTACATCTGAGCACAATAAAGGTAAGGGTAGAGAATGGCAGTTCCTGGTAGGGCAGCTTATAAACCATTTATTACAGCCCCTTTGCAGCAGGCGAGTGCTTGTTACATGCCTGGGACACTGAAATCCTTTTAGCTAGCTAGCATCGGCTCCAGCACCCCACCCGTCTGGCCAGCAGCACTCACAGATGTCGCCTCCTGGGCTGCGGGGACTCCTCTCCTGGGACGGATCCTGCTGCTCCGTGGCCCCTTCGAGATGCGGGTCCTCCATAACGCCTGGGATCCCTCTGGTCAAGAGAGCAGCGCGCATGACAGGACAGTAAATCAAGTGAAGTCGCTCATGTATCCATTGCATGAAGGGGCCCGCAATCCTATGACCTCCGGCAGGCTCCCCTTGCTtcccgcccacccccaccccaccccaccccaccccgtaaGAGGCCATCCTCTTGAACTCTAACCTGGTGGAGCTCTCCTCAGGGAAGCTTCGACCCTCTCAAAAGATCCGACTCCCCAGGCCTGTGATACCCCGTGGAGCCGTCTGACCTGCGTGAGACCTCTGGCCTCCCACATCTAACTCCCTGAAGTGCGGGCATGGAACCCTTGATCTCTTGACACCAGCTCTCCCACGTGTCTTGAGGCAGGTAGTGGCGCCCCGGGTCTAACCCGCCTCCTCCCGGGAGGCATCTTTCTCTGACATCCTGTGACCCTCGTTCCACCCCGGGCCCCCGCCTCCCACGCGCGCCTTCAGCCTCGGTTCCCTCCTCCCGAGGCCGGGTAGCCCCAGGCCTCGGCTTTTCTCCGGACAGCAGCGGGCAGCTCTCGTGGCGCCAGTCGGCCGCTCGTCACAGCGCCGCCACCCGGAGGGAAGCGGGGTAGGGCCCCCGAGGCTCAAGGTCCCAGGGGCTCCCACGCCCTTTCGCCGGAGGAGCCTCTCGACGCCGAAAGCCCGGCTACTATCCGGCAGTGATGCAGTCGCGCCAGCCGGGTCCTCAGAGAAACGGGAGGGGTCCTTCCCCGCAGCGGGATGCGTTATGATGACGTCGCGGCCGCCCGTGCCGGACCGACCTCCGCTTCTTGCGCAAATGTGGCCGGGCGCTGCTGGCGCGCAGGCGCTCTGACTCCCTCATTGTTCGGGGCCCCGCGGCAGCAGCAGGGGGGAGCCGGCGCGCTTCGATTGCTCTGCGCAGCCGCCGCCAAGGGCTGTAGCCCCGAGGTCACGCTTCCAAGACACACCCCCTCCTTAAAAGAGTGACGTCAGGTTAGAGCCCTCGGAACGGGTCTGGACggccccccctccgcccctccgccccaAATCGGGGTGCCCTAACCTCTTCGGCCTCCGTCCGCCCGACCCCAAGGGCGGGGCTTCTCAGCGGCTGACCCGCCGCCGCGGATCGCGCTCTCCGGTGACTGCCAGCGCTTTGCTCGGTTAGTGGTTTGGAAGGGAGGAGTGCGGGAATAAAAACATCCATGtccctgagggaggaggggcctggAGGTCCGGATGTCTAAGATTTTGAAACCGAGAgagtggggcgcctgggcggctcagccggttgagcgtctgtcttctctcaggtgatgatccccggggtcctggggtggagccccgcatcaggctcccgctCAGCGAGGAGTgggcttctccctccgcccctcccccccggctgtgctctctctctctctctctaaaatcaataaaatatatatttttaaatgtatccagAAAGAGGGCGGACAAGCCACCCGGGTCCTTGGGGAATAGACAGGGCGTGGGTGCCGGATGTTTCCCTGGGAGTGACACGCAAGAATGGAGGGGGTACAGAGTGAGCAgaccaggaaagaaaaaggtCGAGTGCTCCCTGACCCGGGTCTGCACCACCCCCTTGCCTTCCAGGTATGCCACCGCCACGGGGTGACGTGACCGCCTTGTTCCTGGGGCCTCCGGGCTGTGGCAAGTCCGCGCTGATCGCAGCGCTGTGCGACGGGAATGTGGAGACCATAGAGATTCCCGAGGGCCGACCGGACTCCGGGATCCCCAGCCTGCGAGCATTGGGCCCTGGCCTCTTCCTGGGCGAGCTGAGCTGTCCGCCCGCAGCGCCAGGGCCCTGGGCGGCGGAGGCCAACGTGCTGGTATTGGTGCTGCCCGGCCCCGAGGGGAACGGGGAGCCCCTGGCCCCAGCGCTGGGAGAGGCAGCGCGGGCCGCCCTGGCCCGAGGGACCCCGCTGCTGGCTGTGCGGAATCTCCGCCCTGGGGAGTCACAAGATGAAGCCCAGGCCCGGGATCAGACCGCGGCCCTGCTGAACGGCGCGGGGTTGGGGGCCGCTGCTCTCTTCGTGCTGCCCGCGGACTGCGGCCGCCGAGACGGCTGCAAGGAATTGGAGCGCCTGCGAGTGGCGCTGCGGAGCCAGGCGGAGGTGCTGCAGAGGTGAGCGAGGACTTGAGGCCTAGTGCTTTACATTTCACATCCAGAAAATGTTCTTTGAGATCGCGAGACCCCACCCCCAGTGAGTTTGGGGCAGGCCTTAACAGGATAGCTGCTGGGGGCCCTGCTCTCTGGCCCTGGTCCTGCCCCTCAGCGCAGGTTTTGAGGTCAGCGAGGCTCCACTCCAAGCCAGCACTCAATGCTGGAGCCTTTCTTGTCTTCTAGGCTCCGCCCCACCAAAAGGTCAGCTCGAGGTTCTGACCCGTCCTCCCAGGTTCTGCCCCCCGCAAGCATTCTCAGGTCCCAAGCCCTGCTTCACTGAGCATTTTAGGAGAGGCGAGGACCTAATGCCCAAATACTTCCCCCATGGCAAAAGTTTGGAGGAAGGCTTACTCAGCACACAAGCCTGCGATCCCCGCCAAGATGTTACCCAGGGATTCACACTTTCGAGCCCTCCTCGTCCTCTCCACCTTCAGCTTTGCTccaccttcagctttgttctcaAGCTACACTAGTCCTTGTAAAGCCACACCCTCAGTGAGCCTTGCCCTTTCTGGatttcctccccctctgcctttctttaatCCCAATCCCATCTCATTTCTATGCCCACTCGCTGGCTACCTCCTAAATCCtcccccccccatccctggccACCTGTTTTATAGaagtccaaatgaggcccactgGGTCAGTGCACATCTTTTTTCCTTAGCCACTCCTTGGTAAGCACTAATAAGCGAGGCTTTTCCCCTCACTGGCCCTTCTTCGCCTCAGTAAACCTAGTCTCTGCAAAGAGCGCCCTGGGTGACCTTGCTCCGGTCCAAAGGTGCTTGCCTTTCCTTTAGCCCACAATACAGTTGCAAGTCAGTCTTTGCGGGAGCCCCATCTTCCAGGAGTTTTGCTTGGCCTTTCTTAACCCTGCAAGGCCCTTGGGAaagtgccccctcccccaaagactGAATCTCAGAGAAGATTTAGCAGGTTTCCCTTTTTAGGTTTTGTCAGAAACCTGACCTCAACCaacctgcccccctgcccccattttatttttttgttttttaaaaagattttatttatttattcatgagagatacacagagaggcagagacacaagccgagggagaagcaggctccatgcagggagcctgatgttggactccatcctgggatcacgccctgagctgaaggcagacgctcaaccactgagccacccaggcgtccccttccccctgctttaAGCCCtaattcctatatattttatgatGAGTCTGGCTCCTCTGTCTTCTTTCAGAGGTTATTCAAAAACTCCACCCATATCATCCTAGTCTGGTCCCATCCCCATAATGCAGCTCTCCCGCGTTTAAACCCTCTTCTGCTCTTGACCCTCCCTTTCCCTGTCCCCTTAGGCTCCTGCCCCCGGCACAGGATGGCTTCGAGGTACTGGGTGCGGCAGAGCTGGAGGCCGTGCGGGAGGCTTTTGAGACCGGTGGCCTGGAGGCGGCGCTGTCGTGGGTTCGCGCTGGCCTGGAGCGACTGGGCAGCGCGCGGCTGGACCTGGCCGTGGCCGGCAACGCCGATGTGAGCCTTGTGCTGAACGTGCTGCTTGGGCTGGATCCCGGTGACCCAGATGCCGAGCCTGTTTTCATGCCCGCGGGGCCCACGCCCCACCCGGCCCCAGAGCGTCCCAATGTGGTGCTCTGGCACGTACCTCTGGGCTCCGCGGGCACTGCTGCCGCCACCCCCCATCCGACCCACTACGACGCCCTCATCCTAGTCACCCCGGGGGCCCCCACTGAGAAGGACTGGGCTCAGGTTCGGCCCTTCGTGCTGCCAGATGCGCCGCTGGTCGGCGTGCGAACAGACGGTGAGGGCGAAGATCCAGAGTACCTGGAGGAAGAGGACGAGGCGGAGAAAGAGAAGCCCAGCTGCGAGAGCTTAGAGAACACAGGCGGAGAGGGGGTGAAGAATGCACGCAGTGAGGGAAGGGAGAAACGTGGCCCGGGATTGCAGAAAGGTAGCGAGGAAGATTCCGAGAAAGCAGGCAGCGGGGAAGGCTCGGAGAAAGCGGGCAGCGAGAGTGTGCCGCCTGTTGGCGGTGGCGGGAAGAAATCAGGCAGTGGGGACGCGGAGCGTGCGGCCGCGCTGAGCCCCGAGGATGAGACGTGGGAGGTGCTGGAGGAGGCGCCGCCACCCGTGTTCCCGCTGCGGCCTGGCGGCCTCCCGGGGCTCTGCGAGTGGCTGCGGCGCGCGCTGCCCCCGGCCCAGGCGGGGGCGCTGCTGCTGGCGCTGCCCCCCGCGTCTCCCCACGGGGCGCGCATGAAGGCGGCGGCGCTGCGGGCCGGGGCGTGGCGGCCGGCTCTGCTGGCCagcctggcggcggcggcggcgcccgtACCCGGCCTAGGCTGGGCGTGCGACGTGGCGCTTCTGCGGGGTCAGCTGGCCGAGTGGCGGCGGGCGCTGGGGCTCGAACCCGCCGCGCTGGCTCGACGCGAGCGCGCGCTCGGCCTGACCCCGGGGGAGCTGGCGGAGCGGACGCACTTCCCGGGCCCGGTGACGCGCGCCGAGGTGGAGGCCAGGCTGGGCGCGTGGGCGGGCGAGGGCACTGCGGGGGGCGCGGCGCTGGGggccctttccttcctctggcccgcgggcggcgcggcggccACCGGCGGCCTGGGTTACCGCGCGGCGCACGGCGTCCTGCTGCAGGCCCTCAGCGAGATGCAGGCCGATGCCGAGGCGGTGCTGGCACCCCATGTGCCCGCGCAGTGAGGGGTGGGACGCGGGTCTGGGGGGCTGCCGGGGTGCCCAGTGTCCCTCCTGCTTGGCTCCCCCAGGGGCTGAGGACTCCACGTCCTGGTTAGAGGGATAGGGATTGGGGGGGTCCAGATGCATGGGATGTCTGGGCCTCTGAGGTAGCGGAGCTGGGGGCCACCACTCAGAATGCTGGGTGCTTGAAGGGAATGAGGGCTTTGAATTCATTGGGGTGGACTTTAAGATTCCAGTTGCTGGGTGGTGGGAAGTCTCCATCTACAGGAGGGAACAGGGGACTGTGCAAAAGAGCTGCAGAACCTTTGATCAGGAATAGAGAGATGTCTGTTATttgctgctggggggtgggggggggagggcctGGTGAGCCAGATTCTTTTCCCAGCTGTTGTGGGGAGGATGGTCCCAGAAAAACGAGGGAAGTAGGCAAGAGGTCTGGGCATGGTGGGCCCTGGGGGTAGCCAGAGACCAGGAATGAGGCCTTCTGGTGTGAAGGACAGGAACCCATACCTCAGAGGTATCTCCCACAAATTCCTTATGGATTTGGACCCTGGCAATCACCTCTCTCAGTGCGAGTTTGGAAAGGGACATGACTACCCGCCCCCCTTTTATAAGTGCTGAGTGATTCAAGGGATCTTTGGTGTGTCTGTTCCTTTGTCCCTCTTTCCCTTAGTGGTTTCTATCTCTTTTTGGTCTTGATTTCTTCTATCATTAAGCCGAACCCTTTCTGGCCTTGATATTTTATACTCCTGCCTTTTTTGGAAAAGCAGCTATAATGCTGCACTGACAGATATTTCTGTGTTGGCTACCTCAGGTGTCCCCAAGAGGCTCTGCCCTCTGGTGTACACACAGGGCTGCGGAGAGCAAGAGACCCACAGAACAGCGAGGTAGTGTTCCAGACGGTGGGAGTGTGCCGTAAGTGAAGCAAAGGCAGAAACCACAGTGCCTGGAATGTTCTAGGCTGCCAACTATAGGTAGAAAAGATGCCACAGGTTACAGAGTTCTTGTATCAAAAAGCAGGAAAGGGGGACCCAAAAGGCCATTAAGTAGCATCTCTTTTATGAGAGATGGGGAGGGCAAAGCCCAGGGAGGGCAGGCTCTAGGCCCAACAACACACAGCAGGGTCCTATGTGGTCTGGCCCCAACCTCATCCCCTAACCAGCCTGATCTTCCGATGCCTGGGTGGGCCACCTTGGATCCTACCCCAGGATCTTtgcatttgttgttctttctgcctagaatgctctaCCCCCGGATCTTCCCATAACTGGTTCCTTCTTATCAAGCAGATCTCCACTCAAACGTCCCCTCAGAGAAGCCATCCCTGTCCAGTGTAACTGAATCAGCTCACACGCCCCCATTACTCTTCTCAGCCAGTTATTTCCCTTGCAGCAATTTTTACTGTAGGCaattaccttatttatttatttacctatttaataGCTATTGTCCTTTTACCTGTTTTGTTCTCTGCTCTACCCCCAACACCTAGAAGAGTGCTTGACCcacagtaggtgcttagtaattatttcttttcattcattagtCAGTGGCAGACTGGAATTTAGATTGTCGGCCTCTTGCCACAAGACAGGGAAAATGAGCAAGGTGGGGAGAAACAAGCATCTGATGGGAGAGAAAGCTCCTGTCTGAGGTCAGGGGATCTGGGAAGCAAGCACGGCTTTGCCACTGTCACTCTGGGTGACTTGGACCAGTGCCTTATGTTCCATCTGAGAAATGAAAGGGCCGGACGAGAACCGTATATACTTGCAAGATCCTATTTTCTTTGACAGCAGGAGACAAGGGTGACCGATCTGAGAGACAGGTCCTTTGCCAGATGGTATTCCCATGTCCATCTCGAACCCCTACCATTGGCACAATTTATCCCATCATAGTTGAGATGGCTGAGGGTGGAAAAAAGCATTTGGCTTTATACTGAATGGCTTCAGACATGGTCTTCAAAGGCCTTTGAGGCTTCGGGGAAAGGTATTTGCCCATCTCTGTAATATCCAGTACAACACTGTCTACCTCTCAATCTGGAATGCCAGCCATGGGAAAGTGGGAGAGGTACACAGCCGTGCTGTCCAACAGAAACGGGTTGTGAGCCACATCTGTAATTTGAAATGTCCTAGCAGCCacagtaaaaatgtaaaagaaaacagtgaaaacTAGTTATGTTTTACTCAACCCAGTACACCCAAAacattatttcaacatgtaatcaatatagaaaagaatgagatatttTCCATTCCTTCATGCTGTCTTTGAAATCGGGTGTGTATTTTGCACTTAGCACATGTCTCATTCAGATGATAAATTCTCATCAGAAGTACTCCTGTTTAGCTTTCCTAAAGTTCATTAATAGAGAAAGAGATTCATACACCCAAGTTGTCCCGGTTATATTGAACAGTTTCCCAATAACTGAGGTGCATATcagtttttaagtaaaaatgaataaacaccaTTTTCTCAGTCACCCAAACCATGttttaagtgctcagtagccacatgtgatGTGTGGCCACAGTACTAGACAGCACAGACCTAGAATACTCCCATCATCACAGGAAATTCTACAGACATAGCTCTAGGGTCAGACAGTCCTCCTGACATTGGGGCAACCTTGGGGAAGTCACTCAGCAAATGGTATCTACCTCACAGGGTAATTGTAGGAATAGTGTATGTACATGCATTctcccccctgcctctctctctctctctctctctctctctcatacacacgcACATGTCAGCATGCTGCAGCCCTCCAGAGAAGCCTCGCATATGAGGAGCTCGAACATAAGTCTTGTTGCCTTTGCCCTTGGCCCCAGGCAGTACCCAGACAACTCTAGTCTGGGCACCTCTGTCTCATGCCCATGCCTTTGCTCACAGAGTGCCCTTGTCTTTTTCTGCCACTTTCACACCATCTCTGATTTGGTCTGGCCTAACATCTCTGCCCTGTGCTTCCCTCCCTCAAATTCCTTCTGCCCTCATGCCAATGGGGATCATGCCAGAGATCATATCTGAGAAAGCAAGACCCAATTTTGTTTGCCTATGTCTCTTTTGGGGAGTGCTGgttgtgtttatatgtgtatgtgagtttatatgtgtatatggaCACTCTTGGGTGTCATGACTAATTTGGGGGAAgggttgtttttaaattatgactTTTGAAGGGAGTCCTAAACGTTGCTAGTGAGGCTTCTGTCTCTGGTAGCATCCAAGCAGAAAGATTAAGACTCCCTTGAGAACGGATTGCTGCTGCCCTCGGGGTGTTTCAACATCATACTTCCAGGCTGGAAGACCCTGGAAGGCAAGAATTCCAGGAAATGTATGCTACATCTTGGCATTGCCATCCATTACCAGAAGCAGAAGTAGAAGAGACAATCTCATCGCCTTAGCTGAGTTTCATACATTTCTGGATAATGATGAAGAGACTTGTATCCATTGGGGTGGGGAACCAGGGAGGGCTAATCCAGGGTGTGGTAGGCCTGTGGTGCTTTTTGAAGAGGTCAATAAAAATGAGTAGAAATACCACTATGTGTCTTTTCTTTTGGGGTTTGAAGGGGAAGATGCTTGGGATTTTGCTTAGgtctggggaaggaaagggcTGGAGATAGTACTGGctctgaaggaggaggagaccAAGGGTGGGGACTCCTGGGTCCTAGGAGAGGAAAGATGGGTGGTGAGGGAAAGAACCCCTTGAGCTGGAATCCAGAGACTCTGCGAGTATGTatgttggggaggggggagggtggtgCAGGTGGAAACAAGACATTTAGACCTTAGAGAGCTTACAACAGTAAAGCATCCCAGCTCTGGAAGCAGCCTGGCCCATTAATGTCTCTCTGTAGCTGTGTTCTTGGAGAGGCCCTTCTGACCCTAGACCTGGCCACATGATTTGCCTGGAACAGCAAACACGATAGAAGTAGAtgcttgagggatgcctgggtggcttagtggttgagcatctaccttcggctcagggtgtgatcccaggtccaggaatcaagtcccacattgagctccctgtgaggagcctgcttctctctctgcctgtgtctctgcctctctctctctctctctctcataaataaatctttaatagaGAAGTAGATGCTTGGAAAAAGTTCACATATTAGGGCTTCCTCTCACTGCACCCCTGTCACTACGGTCACACCGAGAAGTCCAGGCCAACCTGCTGGGTGAGTAGAGGCATGTGGCCCAGTCAGTCTTAACACCCCAAGCTATAGCCAGCCAACCGTCAGAAACCGAGCTGCCTGGCTGATAGAAGCCAAACCCAACAGAAGAGCCAGTCGGCTGATCCCAGACCAAACAGCAGACTAAATCACGAGTTAAATAAAAGGTGATTGTTCTAAGTGACTACCTTTCAGAAGAAAGGTAGTCACAGAAGAGGTAGCTGCAGAAAGGCAACAGCCAAAGATAACAGACACAGTCTTACTCCCCCTCTCTGTGCTGAGGGCCTTTCTCCCCCTCACCATGAGTCGCAGAAAGGTAGCTGCAGAAAGGCAGCAAAGATAACAGATACAGTCTTACTCCCCGTCTCTGTGCTGGGGTCCTTTCTCCCCCCTCATCATGACCCAGTGATTAAAATCTGGAgccctttggggatccctgggtggctcagcagtttagcgcctgccttcggcccagggcgtgatcctggagtcccgagatcgagtcccacgtcaggctccttgcatggagcctgcttctccctctgcctgtgtctctgtctctctgtctgtctctctctctctctttgggtctctcatgagtaaataaataaaatcttttaaaaaaaactgaagcccTGCCACTTTGTAGTCACGTGAACTCCACTGTAACAtccctcctctgagcctcagattcttcTGAAGACAGGGCTGAGAATAACAGTGCCTATCACGGGGAGCTGCTGCGAGGAGAAAATGAGAAGTATGTGCTAAGAGGCCGTGGCACCCATTCATGATGTTTAAGAAATACGTCCGTGTTGCAGACCAGGATTGCACTTCTTAGCCCCCGTGGGGTTTGGCAGACCATGCAACTCGCTCCATCCCATGGGTTATGTCAAGTCCCTTCTGGGTCACAGCATTTAATCACCCACACGAAACTTTCCTGCGCTTTCCCGTACACAGCAATGTTCGAGTTGGTGGCTACCCTAGGATCCTGATGAGCAGACAGTGCTAGACATGTAGGGTGAAGGAAGAATCAACTATTCGTGAATGGAGACTGGTTCAGCAAATactgctcttcctcctcccactggAAGGGGAATACACTTCCTTGCTCAGTTAATGTTGGTTTTGACCACAGGGTTTACTTTACTCAATGGAATGTTAGCACACCTGACCTCAGAGGGGCTCCTAATGCACTTGGGCTTTGTGCTCCTGTGATCTGCCATCAGAACACTAGCCAGGGAGCCACTGATCCCAGAACTTGTATCCTCCTCCCAAACTGGAGCCAAACCAGCTAATGCAGAGCCAGAAGGAGAACTACCCCAGCCACCCCCAAACCCTCAGAGAGAAGAATGCCTGTTAGGGCTCGGTCTGGggatggtttgttacacagcattacTACAGCGTTAGTCaactaatacaatttttttaaaaaactaatacaattttgttgctttaggggcacctgggtggctcagtcagttaagtgtctgcctttgactcaggttgtgatcccagggtcctgggatcaagccccattttgggctccctgctcagcggagagtctgttccctctgcccctcacctcgcttatgccctctctctctctcgttctctctctctctcacatgcttactctctttctctcaaataaataaattttttaaagctttgttgcTTTAAATCACTGAGATTAGGGATTTGCTTGTTACTGTAGCGTAATATATTTGATGACAATGTTTAGCACCTTCCAAGTAATGGCCACTTGTTAAGTAGCAGCCATTATAATGATTACTATTTACAGACATATTATCCCTAAGACCCACATTGTCTTACAGGTACTAGGCACTGCactaatccttttttattttctttcatttggcacAACAACCCAATGAGGTTATAACTATTAATATTCAAATTTTGCAGAattgaaaacagacaaaaagaggGAGAGGTTAATCAGGAGAAGTGATTGTGGACTCCAGGATCTGCCTTTCCCTAGTGGTTTGACCCAAGGCAAGGGGAACCAcaatctgtgcctcagtttgttcatctgtaaaatggggctaataagaTCAACTTCACAGAGTTGTTGAgattctgaggtttttttttttaagattttatgtattcattcattcatgagagacagagacacaggcagagggagaagcaggctccatgcagggagtccgacgtgggactcgatcccggatctctaggatcacaccctgggctgaaggcggcgctaaactgctgagccacccatggatccccaagTTGTTGAGATTCTG from Canis lupus dingo isolate Sandy chromosome 1, ASM325472v2, whole genome shotgun sequence encodes the following:
- the ZNF576 gene encoding zinc finger protein 576 isoform X1, encoding MALLGEHTPWVPFLTPPFHFLASCLTFQSLSLLIHKTSCNSLPVPLSSPDVQLAYSHLGAPQCTRCLITFADSKFQERHMKREHPADFVAQKLQGALFICFTCARSFPSSKALLAHQRSHGPAARPSTPVAPTAAHPTFPCPDCGKTFGQAASLRRHRQAHETRVPPGPFACTECGQDFAQEAGLHQHYIRHARGEL
- the ZNF576 gene encoding zinc finger protein 576 isoform X2, whose product is MEDPHLEGATEQQDPSQERSPRSPGGDICHLGAPQCTRCLITFADSKFQERHMKREHPADFVAQKLQGALFICFTCARSFPSSKALLAHQRSHGPAARPSTPVAPTAAHPTFPCPDCGKTFGQAASLRRHRQAHETRVPPGPFACTECGQDFAQEAGLHQHYIRHARGEL
- the IRGQ gene encoding immunity-related GTPase family Q protein, producing MPPPRGDVTALFLGPPGCGKSALIAALCDGNVETIEIPEGRPDSGIPSLRALGPGLFLGELSCPPAAPGPWAAEANVLVLVLPGPEGNGEPLAPALGEAARAALARGTPLLAVRNLRPGESQDEAQARDQTAALLNGAGLGAAALFVLPADCGRRDGCKELERLRVALRSQAEVLQRLLPPAQDGFEVLGAAELEAVREAFETGGLEAALSWVRAGLERLGSARLDLAVAGNADVSLVLNVLLGLDPGDPDAEPVFMPAGPTPHPAPERPNVVLWHVPLGSAGTAAATPHPTHYDALILVTPGAPTEKDWAQVRPFVLPDAPLVGVRTDGEGEDPEYLEEEDEAEKEKPSCESLENTGGEGVKNARSEGREKRGPGLQKGSEEDSEKAGSGEGSEKAGSESVPPVGGGGKKSGSGDAERAAALSPEDETWEVLEEAPPPVFPLRPGGLPGLCEWLRRALPPAQAGALLLALPPASPHGARMKAAALRAGAWRPALLASLAAAAAPVPGLGWACDVALLRGQLAEWRRALGLEPAALARRERALGLTPGELAERTHFPGPVTRAEVEARLGAWAGEGTAGGAALGALSFLWPAGGAAATGGLGYRAAHGVLLQALSEMQADAEAVLAPHVPAQ